One Equus quagga isolate Etosha38 chromosome 5, UCLA_HA_Equagga_1.0, whole genome shotgun sequence genomic window carries:
- the SLC30A6 gene encoding zinc transporter 6 isoform X2, with product MTCLISYWVMMRKPSPVYSFGFERLEVLAVFASTVLAQLGALFILKESAERFLEQPEIHTGRLLVGTFVALSFNLFTMLSVRNKPFAYVSEAASTSWLQEHVADLSRSLCGIIPGLSSIFLPRMNPFVLIDLAGAFALCITYMLIEINNYFAVDTASAIAIALMTFGTMYPMSVYSGKVLLQTTPPHVIGQLDKLIREVSTLDGVLEVRNEHFWTLGFGSLAGSVHVRIRRDANEQMVLAHVTNRLYTLVSTLTVQIFKDDWIRPALLSGPVAANVLNFSDHHIIPMPPLKVTDDSNPVTSTPAKPSSPPPEFSFNTPGKNVSPVILLNTQTKPYGLGLNHGHTPYSSMLNQGLRVPGIGASQGFRTGFTNIPSRYGTNNRIGQPRP from the exons ATTTGAAAGATTAGAAGTCCTAGCTGTATTTGCCTCCACAGTCTTGGCACAATTGGGAGCTctctttatattaaaagaaag tgcAGAACGCTTTTTAGAGCAGCCAGAGATACACAC GGGAAGATTATTAGTTGGAACTTTTGTGGCTCTTTCTTTCAACCTGTTCACGATGCTGTCTGTTCGGAATAAACCTTTTGCTTATGTCTCTGAAG ctGCTAGTACAAGTTGGCTTCAAGAGCATGTTGCAGATCTTAGTCGAAG cTTGTGCGGAATTATCCCAGGACTTAGCAGTATCTTTCTTCCTCGAATGAATCCATTTGTTTTGATTGATCTTGCTGGAGCATTTGCTCTTTGTATTACATATATGCTAATTGAAATTAA taaTTATTTTGCTGTAGACACTGCCTCTGCCATAGCCATTGCTCTGATGACGTTTGGCACCATGTATCCCATGAGCGTGTACAGTGGGAAAGTGTTACTCCAG aCAACACCACCCCATGTTATTGGTCAGTTGGACAAACTTATCAGAGAG GTATCTACCTTGGATGGAGTTTTGGAAGTCCGAAATGAGCATTTTTGGACCCTAGGTTTTGGCTCATTG GCTGGATCAGTGCATGTAAGAATTCGACGAGATGCAAATGAACAAATGGTTCTTGCTCATGTGACCAACAGGCTGTACACTCTAGTGTCTACCCTGACTGTTCAAATTTTCAAGGATGATTGGATTAGACCTGCCTTACTGTCTGGGCCTGTTGCAGCCAATGTTCTAAACTTTTCAGATCATCACATAATCCCAATGCCTCCTTTAAAGGTTACTGATGATTCGAACCCTGTCACATCAACTCCAGCTAAACCTAGTAGTCCACCTCCAGAATTTTCATTTAACACCCCTGGAAAAAATGTGAGCCCAGTTATTCTtctaaacacacaaacaaaacctTATGGTTTGGGTCTTAATCATGGACACACGCCTTATAGCAGCATGCTTAATCAAGGACTTAGAGTTCCAGGAATTGGAGCAAGTCAAGGCTTCAGGACTGGTTTTACAAATATACCAAGTAGATATGGAACTAACAATAGAATTGGACAACCAAGACCATGA